A window of the Palaeococcus ferrophilus DSM 13482 genome harbors these coding sequences:
- the pepQ gene encoding Xaa-Pro dipeptidase PepQ: MKSRIDAVRKYIGENGIDGALITRKENLFYFTGSAPVLGGYLLITEDDARFYVPELEYEEARETARVEVEKFKKLTELYDVLKPLKSLGVEGSLSMSFGNSLREKAEIEELKFIDDVIKELRIIKTPEEIEVIEAACRIADQAMMVAIEEISEGKTEREIAAKMEYIMKTNGAEKVAFDTIIASGWRSALPHGIASDKRIEKGELVVVDEGALYRHYNSDMTRTIVVGSPNEKQKEIYEAVLEAQKRGVEEARPGITTKELDTIVRNVIEEYGYGDYFIHSTGHGVGLEIHEWPRVSQFDETELKPGMVITVEPGIYIPKFGGVRIEDTVLITEDGAKRLTKTDRELI; the protein is encoded by the coding sequence ATGAAGTCGAGGATAGATGCCGTTAGAAAGTACATTGGGGAGAACGGTATTGACGGGGCACTCATCACGAGGAAGGAGAACCTCTTTTACTTCACGGGAAGTGCCCCCGTGCTCGGTGGCTACCTGCTCATAACGGAGGACGATGCACGCTTCTACGTCCCGGAGCTCGAATACGAGGAGGCCCGAGAAACGGCCAGGGTGGAGGTCGAGAAGTTCAAGAAACTCACGGAACTCTACGACGTCCTCAAGCCCCTGAAGAGCCTCGGCGTCGAAGGCTCCCTGAGCATGTCCTTCGGCAACAGCCTCAGAGAGAAGGCTGAAATTGAGGAGCTGAAGTTCATAGACGACGTAATAAAGGAGCTCCGCATAATCAAGACCCCCGAGGAAATCGAGGTCATAGAGGCCGCGTGCAGGATTGCGGATCAGGCCATGATGGTCGCCATAGAGGAGATAAGCGAGGGCAAGACTGAGAGGGAGATAGCGGCCAAGATGGAGTACATCATGAAGACCAACGGGGCCGAGAAAGTCGCCTTTGACACGATAATAGCGAGCGGCTGGCGTTCCGCTTTACCACACGGGATAGCCAGCGACAAGCGCATCGAGAAGGGCGAGCTGGTGGTCGTTGACGAGGGTGCCCTCTACAGACACTACAACTCCGACATGACGAGAACCATAGTGGTTGGCTCCCCCAACGAGAAGCAGAAGGAGATATACGAGGCCGTTCTTGAGGCCCAGAAGAGGGGCGTCGAGGAGGCAAGGCCCGGGATAACCACCAAGGAGCTTGACACCATAGTGAGGAACGTCATAGAGGAGTACGGCTACGGCGATTACTTCATCCACTCAACGGGCCACGGCGTGGGACTCGAGATACACGAATGGCCTCGCGTGAGTCAGTTCGATGAAACGGAGCTCAAACCGGGCATGGTGATAACGGTAGAGCCCGGGATATACATCCCCAAGTTCGGAGGAGTTAGGATAGAGGACACCGTTCTCATAACAGAGGACGGTGCCAAGAGGCTCACCAAGACGGACAGGGAGCTGATTTAG